In the genome of Oscarella lobularis chromosome 1, ooOscLobu1.1, whole genome shotgun sequence, one region contains:
- the LOC136199904 gene encoding uncharacterized protein isoform X1: MNHFSLCVFFSVLTISQTIQRSVIVGESGSSRATDLFALRGDRVTLTYVHRTAAQSVTFGWFLSLGGSSTTLSAVPNPGRFSASVSGLTATLEFDFDASIPDGSSFRPLVTVTTVTNGIPSSSSSFAGSVIVKLGVIPKLQLDRISDVIAEGDPINISVNVIEGRPNPNVTLLNATRDQSLMLVALNSTLYQVRKASASISDGGVYRIEAMNAVGRDSINFMVTVCFLRLIDCNLCNANSGSTVDCTFSSSPKPIEVKFNNLSLVPIREADRFDNYVIAVTIPGQPRPYTLIINNGYCSPVAVECTPSSHPTTEGPTSSTSFSSKPGYSTTPPPTALPSSVIALVAGCAAGGVGLIALLLLLLCPINLSCRRCLQGKCCRCCFKCYNGCCNDESDEQNKMPPQKNSDANSDVQLHPSPLYQASSKITEHTTKATTAGMPEYATISEAM; the protein is encoded by the exons ATGAATCACTTTAGTTTGTGCGTGTTTTTCAGCGTTCTCACCATTTCGCAGACCA ttCAACGTTCCGTGATTGTCGGAGAGTCTGGTTCCAGTAGGGCTACTGATTTATTTGCCCTTCGTGGAGATAGGGTGACATTGACATATGTCCATCGCACCGCCGCTCAGTCAGTAACTTTTGGGTGGTTTCTGAGCCTTGGAGGCAGTTCGACTACTTTATCTGCTGTTCCGAACCCTGGTCGATTCTCCGCCAGTGTTTCTGGTCTAACTGCAACGCTGGAGTTTGACTTTGACGCGTCGATTCCGGACGGATCGTCATTTCGTCCTCTGGTCACTGTCACGACTGTAACTAATGGTattccgtcttcgtcatcgtcgtttgcCGGATCAGTCATCGTAAAACTCGGAG TAATTCCCAAACTTCAACTTGACCGTATTTCTGATGTGATTGCCGAGGGAGACCCAATTAATATTTCCGTGAATGTCATTGAAGGAAGACCGAATCCGAATGTTACACTCCTAAACGCAACTCGTGATCAATCACTAATGCTTGTGGCTCTGAATTCAACTCTGTATCAAGTCAGGAAGGCGAGCGCGTCTATTTCTGACGGAGGAGTTTATAGGATTGAAGCAATGAATGCAGTTGGAAGAGATTCAATAAATTTCATGGTGACAGTTTGTT TTCTTAGATTGATTGACTGTAATTTGTGTAATGCAAACAGCGGAAGCACAGTGGACTGTACTTTCAGTTCCAGTCCAAAGCCTATTGAAGTCAAGTTCAACAACCTGTCGCTGGTTCCAATAAGGGAAGCAGACAGATTTGACAATTATGTCATAGCTGTAACAATACCTGGGCAACCTCGTCCCTACACGTTGATCATAAACAATGGATACTGTTCTCCCGTTGCGGTAGAAT GCACCCCTTCATCACACCCTACCACTGAAGGACCCACTTCAAGTA CAAGTTTTTCAAGCAAGCCTGGTTATAGTACAACGCCGCCACCTACAGCACTACCTTCCA GTGTCATTGCACTTGTAGCCGGGTGTGCGGCTGGTGGTGTAGGTCTGATTGCTCTTTTGCTACTCCTTCTCTGCCCTATCAATCTATCATGCCGACGATGTTTGCAAGGAAAATGCTGCCGATGCTGTTTCAAGTGCTACAATGGCTGCT GTAATGACGAATCTGATGAACAAAACAAGATGCCTCCACA AAAAAACTCTGATGCAAATTCGGATGTTCAACTTCATCCAAGCCCACTCTATCAAGCTTCCTCGAAAATAACCGAGCATACTACCAAGGCTACTACTGCTGGCATGCCTGAATATGCCACCATTTCAGAAGCGATGTAG
- the LOC136199904 gene encoding uncharacterized protein isoform X2: MNHFSLCVFFSVLTISQTIQRSVIVGESGSSRATDLFALRGDRVTLTYVHRTAAQSVTFGWFLSLGGSSTTLSAVPNPGRFSASVSGLTATLEFDFDASIPDGSSFRPLVTVTTVTNGIPSSSSSFAGSVIVKLGVIPKLQLDRISDVIAEGDPINISVNVIEGRPNPNVTLLNATRDQSLMLVALNSTLYQVRKASASISDGGVYRIEAMNAVGRDSINFMVTVCFLRLIDCNLCNANSGSTVDCTFSSSPKPIEVKFNNLSLVPIREADRFDNYVIAVTIPGQPRPYTLIINNGYCSPVAVECTPSSHPTTEGPTSTSFSSKPGYSTTPPPTALPSSVIALVAGCAAGGVGLIALLLLLLCPINLSCRRCLQGKCCRCCFKCYNGCCNDESDEQNKMPPQKNSDANSDVQLHPSPLYQASSKITEHTTKATTAGMPEYATISEAM; this comes from the exons ATGAATCACTTTAGTTTGTGCGTGTTTTTCAGCGTTCTCACCATTTCGCAGACCA ttCAACGTTCCGTGATTGTCGGAGAGTCTGGTTCCAGTAGGGCTACTGATTTATTTGCCCTTCGTGGAGATAGGGTGACATTGACATATGTCCATCGCACCGCCGCTCAGTCAGTAACTTTTGGGTGGTTTCTGAGCCTTGGAGGCAGTTCGACTACTTTATCTGCTGTTCCGAACCCTGGTCGATTCTCCGCCAGTGTTTCTGGTCTAACTGCAACGCTGGAGTTTGACTTTGACGCGTCGATTCCGGACGGATCGTCATTTCGTCCTCTGGTCACTGTCACGACTGTAACTAATGGTattccgtcttcgtcatcgtcgtttgcCGGATCAGTCATCGTAAAACTCGGAG TAATTCCCAAACTTCAACTTGACCGTATTTCTGATGTGATTGCCGAGGGAGACCCAATTAATATTTCCGTGAATGTCATTGAAGGAAGACCGAATCCGAATGTTACACTCCTAAACGCAACTCGTGATCAATCACTAATGCTTGTGGCTCTGAATTCAACTCTGTATCAAGTCAGGAAGGCGAGCGCGTCTATTTCTGACGGAGGAGTTTATAGGATTGAAGCAATGAATGCAGTTGGAAGAGATTCAATAAATTTCATGGTGACAGTTTGTT TTCTTAGATTGATTGACTGTAATTTGTGTAATGCAAACAGCGGAAGCACAGTGGACTGTACTTTCAGTTCCAGTCCAAAGCCTATTGAAGTCAAGTTCAACAACCTGTCGCTGGTTCCAATAAGGGAAGCAGACAGATTTGACAATTATGTCATAGCTGTAACAATACCTGGGCAACCTCGTCCCTACACGTTGATCATAAACAATGGATACTGTTCTCCCGTTGCGGTAGAAT GCACCCCTTCATCACACCCTACCACTGAAGGACCCACTTCAA CAAGTTTTTCAAGCAAGCCTGGTTATAGTACAACGCCGCCACCTACAGCACTACCTTCCA GTGTCATTGCACTTGTAGCCGGGTGTGCGGCTGGTGGTGTAGGTCTGATTGCTCTTTTGCTACTCCTTCTCTGCCCTATCAATCTATCATGCCGACGATGTTTGCAAGGAAAATGCTGCCGATGCTGTTTCAAGTGCTACAATGGCTGCT GTAATGACGAATCTGATGAACAAAACAAGATGCCTCCACA AAAAAACTCTGATGCAAATTCGGATGTTCAACTTCATCCAAGCCCACTCTATCAAGCTTCCTCGAAAATAACCGAGCATACTACCAAGGCTACTACTGCTGGCATGCCTGAATATGCCACCATTTCAGAAGCGATGTAG